The genomic segment TTATGTGTATACACCTGAGTTGACGCCAAACTAGAATGCCCTAATAATTCCTTGACTGAATTTAAATCGGCACCGTTGTTCAGTAAATGAGTAGCAAACGTATGACGTAATATATGCGGACTCGTTTTTACTTTTTCGGACACAGTACTAAAGTACGAATTTATCAATCGGTACACAAAAGAATCATTTAATTTAACTCCTTTTTTAGAAAGAAAAAGACAATCAACATTCATATCGTTTATAATCGCAGCCCTTTCTAGAAGATAACGCTCCAATAGTGAGGTGATTACAGGTAAAAGCGGCAGTATTCGCTCTTTATTTCGCTTTCCTAAAACTTTGATTGTTTTATTTGCCAAATTAATGTTTGCTATTTTCAAATGCAACAACTCCGTTCTTCGCATTCCAGTTGTGTAAAATAAATCGATAATCAACTTATCTCGAATAGCCTCAAACCCAATTGGATTTTGCATTC from the Flavobacterium ammonificans genome contains:
- a CDS encoding tyrosine-type recombinase/integrase, encoding MKNNKEAFRDYLQLEKKYSPHTVLAYWNDISSFELFNSVHFDQSTIEKANYSQIRSWIVSLVDAEVSATSVNRKIASLKAFYKFLLKTQQIEVSPLTKHKALKTPKKIQIPFSEKEVNAVLDGMQNPIGFEAIRDKLIIDLFYTTGMRRTELLHLKIANINLANKTIKVLGKRNKERILPLLPVITSLLERYLLERAAIINDMNVDCLFLSKKGVKLNDSFVYRLINSYFSTVSEKVKTSPHILRHTFATHLLNNGADLNSVKELLGHSSLASTQVYTHNSLSELKKVYQEAHPRNSK